A single genomic interval of Gossypium raimondii isolate GPD5lz chromosome 11, ASM2569854v1, whole genome shotgun sequence harbors:
- the LOC105804562 gene encoding germin-like protein subfamily 1 member 7, giving the protein MKGVQFLVAFVLLALASKLVSASDPSPLQDFCVAINDTKDGVFVNGKFCKDPKLATAEDFFLPGLNIPGNTSNQVGSMVTPANVQQIPGLNTLGISLVRIDYAPYGGLNPPHTHPRATEILVVVEGTLSVGFVTSNTDNRLFTKVLYPGDVFVFPEGMIHFQFNIGSTNAVAFAALSSQNPGVITIANAVFGSDPAINPDVLAKAFQLDQNIVKQLQSRFWWDNN; this is encoded by the exons ATGAAAGGTGTTCAATTCCTTGTAGCATTTGTCCTCTTGGCTTTGGCTTCCAAACTTGTCTCAGCTTCAGATCCCAGCCCTCTTCAGGATTTCTGTGTAGCAATTAATGATACTAAAGACGGTG TTTTCGTTAATGGCAAGTTCTGCAAGGACCCCAAGCTTGCAACCGCAGAAGACTTCTTCCTGCCTGGCCTCAACATTCCTGGAAATACATCAAACCAAGTAGGATCAATGGTCACTCCAGCCAATGTTCAACAAATACCTGGACTTAACACTCTTGGCATATCTCTTGTTCGAATTGACTATGCACCTTACGGTGGCCTAAACCCTCCTCACACTCACCCTCGTGCCACCGAAATTCTAGTCGTTGTGGAGGGCACACTTTCCGTTGGCTTTGTCACATCGAACACGGATAACCGTCTCTTCACCAAAGTCCTATACCCCGGAGATGTATTCGTTTTCCCTGAAGGTATGATTCACTTCCAGTTCAACATAGGGAGTACGAATGCGGTTGCCTTTGCTGCTCTCAGTAGCCAAAACCCAGGGGTGATCACCATTGCAAATGCAGTGTTTGGCTCTGACCCGGCCATCAATCCTGATGTTCTTGCCAAGGCCTTCCAGCTGGATCAAAATATCGTTAAACAACTTCAGTCCCGGTTCTGGTGGGACAACAACTAG
- the LOC105804570 gene encoding germin-like protein subfamily 1 member 7, which produces MKGVQFLVGFVLLALASKFVSASDASPLQDFCVAINDTIDGVFVNGKFCKDPKLATAEDFFLPGLNIPGNTSNQVGSMVTPANVQQIPGLNTLGISLVRIDYAPYGGLNPPHTHPRATEILLVVDGTLSVGFVTSNTDNRLFTKVLYPGDVFVFPEGMIHFQFNIGSTNAVAFAALSSQNPGVITIANAVFGSDPAINPDVLAKAFQLDQNIVKQLQSRFWWDNN; this is translated from the exons ATGAAAGGTGTTCAATTCCTTGTAGGATTTGTCCTCTTGGCTTTGGCTTCCAAATTTGTCTCAGCTTCAGATGCCAGCCCTCTTCAGGATTTCTGTGTAGCAATTAATGATACTATAGACGGTG TTTTCGTTAATGGCAAGTTCTGCAAGGACCCCAAGCTTGCAACCGCAGAAGACTTCTTCCTGCCTGGCCTCAACATTCCTGGAAATACATCAAACCAAGTAGGATCAATGGTCACTCCAGCCAATGTTCAACAAATACCTGGACTTAACACTCTTGGCATATCTCTTGTTCGAATTGACTATGCACCTTACGGTGGCCTAAACCCTCCTCACACTCACCCTCGTGCCACTGAAATTCTACTCGTTGTGGACGGCACACTTTCCGTCGGCTTTGTCACATCGAACACGGATAACCGTCTCTTCACCAAAGTCCTATACCCCGGAGATGTATTCGTTTTCCCTGAAGGTATGATTCACTTCCAGTTCAACATAGGGAGTACGAATGCGGTTGCCTTTGCTGCTCTCAGTAGCCAAAACCCAGGGGTGATCACCATTGCAAATGCAGTGTTTGGCTCTGACCCGGCCATCAATCCTGACGTTCTTGCCAAGGCCTTCCAGCTGGATCAAAATATCGTTAAACAACTTCAGTCCCGGTTCTGGTGGGACAACAACTAG
- the LOC105801215 gene encoding LOW QUALITY PROTEIN: germin-like protein subfamily 1 member 14 (The sequence of the model RefSeq protein was modified relative to this genomic sequence to represent the inferred CDS: inserted 3 bases in 3 codons) has product MKTAHFILVFCLLALASXFAYASDPSPLQDFCVAINDPEDAVFVNGKFCKDPKLAKAQDFYYSGLNIPRNTSNPVGSTVTPVNVAQIPGLNTLGISLVRIDYAPNGGLNPPHTHPRATEILVVVEGTLYVGFVTSNTDNRLITKVLYPGDVFVFPIGLIHFQFNXGKTNAVAFAALSSQNPGVITVANAVFGSNPPINPDVLVKAFQLDKNVVKXLQSKFWWANN; this is encoded by the exons ATGAAAACTGCCCATTTCATCCTAGTATTTTGTCTCTTGGCTCTGGCTT CATTTGCCTATGCATCTGATCCCAGTCCTCTCCAAGATTTCTGCGTAGCCATCAATGACCCTGAGGATGCtg TGTTTGTTAATGGGAAGTTCTGCAAGGACCCAAAGCTTGCTAAAGCACAAGACTTTTACTATTCAGGGCTCAACATCCCCAGAAACACATCAAATCCAGTGGGATCGACTGTTACTCCAGTTAATGTTGCTCAAATACCAGGGCTTAACACTCTTGGCATCTCATTGGTTCGAATTGATTACGCACCAAATGGTGGCCTAAACCCCCCTCATACTCACCCTCGTGCCACCGAAATCCTAGTCGTTGTGGAGGGCACACTCTACGTTGGCTTCGTGACATCCAACACCGATAATCGTCTCATTACCAAGGTCTTATACCCTGGAGATGTATTTGTTTTCCCAATTGGTCTCATTCACTTTCAATTCA GTGGGAAAACCAATGCCGTTGCCTTCGCTGCTTTGAGTAGCCAGAATCCTGGGGTTATTACTGTAGCCAATGCAGTGTTTGGATCAAATCCACCCATCAATCCTGATGTTCTCGTCAAGGCTTTCCAATTGGACAAGAATGTGGTGA ATCTTCAGTCAAAATTCTGGTGGGCAAACAATTAG